Within the Candidatus Dormiibacterota bacterium genome, the region GTTCGGTGATGACGCCGCGGACAAAATCCTGGCCGCCGACCGCCTGCGCGCGTTTGCTCGCCGTCGATACGCTCCGGGTCATCGCACTCTTCTTCTGGTCGTTCACCTAAACGTTGTCTCCTGGGAAAACTTGGCAGGGCGGACAGGACTCGAACCTGCAACCGGTCGTTTTGGAGACGACAACTCTACCAATTGAGCTACCGCCCTAGAGGGTTCGGCTGCGCCGAACCTTCACCGGCCCTAGGCCGGTCGTTCCTCGGCCTGCGGCCGGATGGTTACGGCGCTATGCCGGTCTATTGTATCGCTACTTGGTTTCGCGATGGGGTTTATGGCAGCGGCAGAAGCGGCAATATTTGCTCAGCTCCAACCGATCGGTCGTTTTCTGCTTGTTCTTCTGTGTATTGTAGTTGCGACGCTTGCACTCGGTACAGGCCATCACGACCATTACGCGGTTCTCTTTTTTAGCCATCTACTTCCCACGAACATGAAATAAACGGACCGGCGGTCCGTTCGGCAACCTATGCTATCACATGGCTTTTCCCAGCGCAACCGGGTTCCCGCCACGCCCGGGCGAGATCTGCGACCGAGTGGAATCGAACCACCAACCTGTCCTTTAGGAGAGGACCGCTCTATCCTATTGAGCTACGGCCGCACGCGGCTCCCGCAATCTGCTACGCCTAGCGGACGTCCCAGGCCTCCGCCGCCACGGGATATTCGAGCATGTTCCGGGCAAAGCCGTGGACGTGCCCCGAGAGGGCATCGAAGTCGAGTAAATCGTTAAGGGGAACGATCGGCCGCTCGGTCGCTATCGAGCGCTGCATCGCCACGAAGTCCGCCCTGCGGCGTTCCTCGCTGCCGGTCGTAGCCTGATCGGCGTACAGCGCATCGAAGGCGGGGTCGCAGAACCGAGCGATGTTGTTTCCGTCGGGCCCGATTTGGCCGCACGCAAAGACCACCGACTGCTCGGGGTCGGACCCGCCGATGAACCCGTCCGCCGATATGCCGAATCGGCCGCTCCGAACGGGTCCGCTGGGGGCGTTGAACGTCGCCGTCGGGTAGGATTTGATCGTGGTTTGGATGCCGGCGGCG harbors:
- the rpmG gene encoding 50S ribosomal protein L33, whose amino-acid sequence is MAKKENRVMVVMACTECKRRNYNTQKNKQKTTDRLELSKYCRFCRCHKPHRETK